The nucleotide window CTTACCTCGAAGACTCTCTCGAAGAAGGCGACGTGCTCATTGTGATGGGCGCAGGGGATGTGAACACGATCATTCCTTCTCTTTTAAACGGATGAAGCTTTATCTCTCTTCGTACAAACTGGGCAATGAAGCCGAAACCCTCAAAAGTGGTTATCTTCCACGCAAAAGCGAGTGGGCTACATTTCCAACGCGTTAGATTCCGCCGAAAACGACGAAGAGTGGCGAACTGAATTTACAGGCGAAGACAAAAAAGAACTTGAAAACTTAGGCTTGAAAGTCGAAGAACTTGATCTCAAAAATTATTTTGGCCAAAAAGAGAAACTGCGTGCAAAACTTCAGCAGCTCGATATGCTATGGGTGAGTGGAGGCAATACTTTTATTCTAAGGCAGGCCATGAAACTCTCAGGTCTAGATGAACTTTTACAAGAACTTCGAGGGAATGCTTCTTTTGTTTATGGAGGCTACAGCGCAGCAGGCTGTGTTTTATCTCCAAACCTTGAACACCTACAAACGGTCGATGACCCCACCCAACACCCTTATGCGAATTTTAAAGAGACAATTTGGGAAGGACTTGCTTTTATCGATTATGCTTTTTTACCTCATTATGAATCCGACCATCCTGAATCGGCAGACATCGATAAAGAAGTCGCTTACTGTGAGCACAACAAAATCCCCTACCGTACACTTCGCGATGGGGAAGTGATCCTTCTCTTTTAATAACTCACCACATACAAAATGTCCCTCTTCTACAACCGCACGGAGACCGCTAAAGAAATAACGATTGTTTATAAATACCAGGCTCTCAATTACATTGTAATTTTGGCCCTCATTTTCATGCCAGTATTAACAGAGCCCTTTCTTTCTCTCATTTTATTAGCAGTCATTTCCATAACCCTACTGGCACAAATTATAGGGAAGTGGTCTCCAAACCAAGAGATTAAACGGGCCATGAAAGAGGGGTGCGTCAAAATGTCCGGTTCAAAATTTTCCCTCAAAAATCCACTGACTGTAAGAATTGAGAAATAGTTTATGTAAAAATCAAACTGAATGAAGCAGTAATCCTTATCTCCTAGCTCTCCCCGCTTTGACCCTTTATAGAATTCAAGAAAAAAAAGAAACAACTGGCGCAAATGTTCACGGAGCTCAATCAAGACGACGAAACTTTAGCCTTGGCAGAGGCAGGCATGGGGGATTACAAAGCACAACTCACGATCAACTAGAGCCCACCTCTAAATCCTCGGCCTCACTGTGCTCTCGTCTTTTTTGTCTTCCACGTCATAACCGAGCGCCGCGAGTTGATTGCGTAAATCGTCGCTTTTTGCCCAGTCTTTTCGAGCACGAGCGTCAGCACGCTCAGCGAGCAAAACCTGCGCCTCTTCGCTCACGATAAAATCCACAGGCAAAACATGCAGCACTGCATTCACGGCCTCCAACGTGGCCTGTACCTTTGTGGGTTCGGCCTTCATCCATTCATAAATCACCGAAAGCGCGCCTGCCACATCCACATCGTTGTCCATTTTTTCTTTCAACGCCGCAATCAGGGTTACCTCCGCTTCAACCGAGCCATCCAAATGATTCAAATAAAATTCATCCATGCCTTTCAAAGCGCTGCGGGCTTGCTCCAGCATTTCAATCGAATATTCAATGGGGGAGCGGTAATGTGTGCCCAATAAAAAGAAGCGCACCACACGAGGATGATAACTCTTAAAAATTTCCTTCAGCGTGAAAAAATTCCCCAGCGACTTGCTCATCTTTTCGCTGTCCACCGTGATGTAACCGTTGTGCATCCAAATGTCCGCAAGCAACTCACCGCTGGCCGCTTCACTCTGAGCCAATTCACATTCATGATGAGGGAATTTTAAATCCAGCCCACCGCCGTGGATATCAAAATGGTCGCCCAAAAGCGTAGAACTCATGGCGCTGCATTCAATGTGCCAGCCTGGACGCCCATCGCCCCAAGGGCTTTTCCAAAACGGCTCACCTTCTTTCTTGAATTTCCACAGCACAAAATCTTGATGATTGCGCTTGTCTTTGCGTTCTTCCACTCGAGCCCCTGCATTCAATTCCTCCAACTTTTGATGAGACAATTTTCCATACGCAGGAAAAGTCGTGATATCAAAATACACACCGTCTTCCAAAACATAAGTGCAGCCTTTTTTTTCAAGCGTTTGAATGATGGAAATCATTTGCGGCACAAATTCAGTCGCACGAGGATTGTGCGTAGGGGCTTTCACGCCCAAGGCTCCGTAATCGGCTTTGTATTCAGGAATGATACGCTCAGCCAACTCATCCACACGGATGCTTTCTTTCGCAGCCCTATCGATCATTTTGTCATCGATGTCAGTGGTGTTGAAAGTAAAAACCACTTCGTAGCCTGAAAACTCCAAAAAACGTCGAATCACATCAAAAGCCACGGCACTGCGTCCATGCCCCAAATGCGCAAAATCATACACAGTGGGGCCACACACATAGATGCCCACTTTTTCACCAGGCTTTTTTTTAAAAGCCACTTTTTCACCTTTCAAACTGTCATAAAATTGAATCATAAATAGGCATTGATGAGGGAACGGATGATTTGCATCAAAAGGAGCAAAATGAGCGGTGAAAAGTCCAGCATGCCCATTTGTGGAAGCACGCGTCGCAGCGGAGCTAAAAAAGGCTCCGTGCATTGGTTTAACAGTTGTACCAAAGCGCCTTCGGTTCTAAACCACGAAAAAATCACCCGCAAAAAAACAAGCACAATCAGCAGGTCGATGAGAATATTGAGAGTTTGCTTTAAAAAATCCATACAAAGATGTGCATGGATATTAGAGGTTAAGTCAAAAAAAAACCAGAGCTATGCGCGTGCACGTCGTCTCAACATCACATAACCGAGCGCCCCCAAAGTGCTGAGCAGCACCAAGGCATTCATGGCCGGTCCCGTTTCAGGAGTTCGATCCACATCTTGATCCAGCGTCGTAGACACAGGGTAGGTGGGCACCGTACTGCTTGGAGCACTTGCGCCTTCTTTCATTTCAGGCACCCCAAGCACGGCTTCACCCGCTTCACTTTCATTGCCCTCCACATCCACCGCTGTCACGGTGAAATAATAAAGTTCATTGGAGAGCAAATCACTGATGGTCCAATGTGTGGAGGAATCGGTGGTTTCTGAAACGGCAAAGAGCGCCGCTGGGGAAGGTCCGTAATAAACACGATAATAAGCCAAAGGGAGCGTACTTTCAGGGGTCTCCCAACTCAAAGCCACTAAACCGGGTCCACCGGTCGCACTGAGATTGGTCACGCTGTTCACCATTTTTTCCAAAGCGGGTTCTTGAACGGGCTCCTCATCTTCCACAGGTTCTTCTTCCAAGCTCACTTTCAAAAGAGCTTCATCTCTATATTGCACCTCATTGCCTAAAGCATCCGCAAGCAGCACATCAATAGAATACTCTCCCTCCATTGAAGGAGCGACAAGCAAAACTTCATATTTTCCAGGACTGCTGCTTTCTTCCATACCGTACACTTCACCTTCAAATATCACAGAAGCCTCTTCCAAATCGGCCTCGCTGAGCACCACCACTTTCACATTCCCCTCGGGTTCCACTCCATTTTCAGGATCCATGCTGAGGGAAACCAATTGAGGAGCAGTGCTGTCGATACGCACGCTCTCGTTGCTCGATCTTTCCACCAACGCACCCTCTTCATCTCGAATTTCTACATAAATTTCATAATTTCCATCCTCTAAATTTTGAAGAGTGTAGGCAAAACTGTTGTCGAATTCAATATCCGCTTCACCGGCTTCTTCTTCATTCACAAAAATAAAAGCATGGTGGCCGTATTCCGCTTCACCTTGAATTTCAAGTGTGCCGGAAGAGTAACTACCCGAAGCAGGACTGATGAGTTCAAAGTCTCCTTCGCGAGCAAAATCGGTGGTTTCAAAATCGGGGTTGTAATCGACGCTAGCGTCTTCTTCATTAAGCACTTCCGTGCTGGCTTCGCCGTTCACTCGCACGTTGTCGAGGTCAGTCACGCTCAAAGTTTGCTCCCCGAGAGTGACAAATTTAACGCCCAAACTGAAGGAGTGTTCGCCTTGGTCTTCCGCCAAAAAAGTATAATCGTTGGGCAAGTCGGCCTGTTCATCACTCGAAGAAAAACGAATGCTTCCCGTATAATCTGTCACGGTGAATCCTTCTTCATCAATGGCTTTCACAGTCACACTCAAAGAGTCACCCGTGAGACTTTCATCGTCAAGCCCAAGAATCACAAAGGCATCCACAGGCCCACTTTCAGCGAGTTGCACAGAAGGTTCTAAGAGCAAGCCCTCCGCAGCCACTTGAGCCGGACCCAAAATGGGCTGACCTAAAGTGGAGTCAAAGAGTTGAATTTGAGCAATGCCTTCCGAGGAACCCAGTACCGAAAAGTTCATTTGTCCTTTTTCATTGGTCACAAATTCCGAACTGAACACTTGGACAGAAGGGGAGTCGGCAGTGGCATACAGGGCATGTCCCATCACAGGATTGCCATAGGCATCTTTCAAAAGCACGTTCATTAAAGTGCTTTGTCGACTGGAGAGGACACTGCTGCTGAAATGAATGCGAGACTGAGCAAGATCGGGTTCAGCCGCCACCACCTCAAAACTTTGGGCAGCAGTGAAAGAGTTTCGTTTTTTCTCATAACCCGCTTCCAAAGCATAAGTCCCAGCGCTTTGAAATTCATTGCCGGGCAGGGTTAAAGTTCCCTGACCTTTTTCGTCCAGTTCTACAAGATAAGTTTTTGCGAGTCCATTCACACTGGTCAATTGCACCTCCACGTCCGCTTGAGCTTCACCTTGCAAGATCACTTGTAAATCGCTCCCAGCCACGGTTTCATCCACTTTGGCCAGGCGCAGTTCCTCCGCAGGATGCAGCATTTTCAAGCCCCCGAGCAGCGTCAAAACACCCAACACGACCGCAAGAAGGCGCAAAGTTTTGTTTTGAAGAAGGAAAGAAGCTGCCATACGTACTGAGTTCAATCCGTCCATTATAGCAAAAAATAAGCAAAATCACAAGTCTCTAGAGGCCTCTAGAGAGTAGAACCCGCATTGTGCCAATCGGTAGAGGAAGTTTGAGTACTGGAGTTTTCACAATGTTTCAGCACAATCAAAGTCATGTCATCGAGTTGAACCTCTCCTTCCATAAAACGTCCCACATCGATGGCGATCTTTTCAAACAGTTCGTTGGGAGTGCTTTCTTCACTCGCTTGGTTTTGAATAAAATTCGAAAGACGAGCAAGTCCATACACTTCACCTGTCATGTTTTTAGCTTCCACAATTCCGTCGGAATAAAGCACCACAAAATCATTTTCTTCCAGCACCAAATTTTGTTCTTGCACATAGGCCTTATTGTCCGCCAGCATGCCCACCGCAATCCCACCCGCTTTCAAACTTTGAATCTGCCCATTTTTAGGTTTAAAATGGATCAAATATTCATGACCGGCACCACTCCATTTTAGAGTATGCTGATGAGGCAACCACTCCATTAAAATCATGGTCATGAACATGGTCGGTTTGAGATGAGGTTTCAAATATTTATTCAAGTTCACCAAAATATCCGTCAGCGAATTTTGAAGATCAATAAAGGTCTCAAGCAGTGCATCCACCATCACCATCACAATTCCCGCCGGAATGCCGTGCCCGGTGGAATCTCCAATATAAATGAAATAACGCTCACCCTTTTTATAAAAGTCAAAAGTGTCTCCACCAATTTCAGAGGCAGGACGAGTTTTGGCACTGATGCAAAGCCCGGGAATGGCAGGGGCTTCTTTAGGGATCAGCAACTGTTGAATTTCTTGAGCCGAATCCAATTCTTTGCGTAAACGTTGATGGTTTTTGACTTCACCCGAAATATTTTCAAGATTCCGCGTCACTTCGTTAAAGAAGTGAGCCAAAACACCCACTTCATTTTGCTTGGTGGTCATCACTCGATGGTAGGGCCTACCGGTGAGCAGCGCCTTCATTTCACGGATGATTTTTTTGAAAGGAAGCGCAATGAATTCATAAAAACCCAAGGCAGCCAGCACCGTAAAAAGACCCAAAGCAATGCCCAGACGTCCGCTCTCAGAAACATGTTCGGCAGTGAGAACCCAAATCGCCGCGCAAAACACACTTAAAATAAAGAGGAATAAGACATAAAAACGAAAGAGGTGGCGGCGGAAGAACATCGAACTCCATTATAAGGAGTTCTAATCCGTCGAATCAAGTACCTTTTGAACCTGATGGGCCTCGTGATGGGCTGAAATTTTGGAATAAAGCAGAGACAAAGTCTCCAAATGTTCTCGACTGAGGTCCTGCAAAGTCTTCCCTTGGTAGGGGGCTAAAATTTGATGAATGGTATCTGAAACATAATGATGAAAGGCAAAATTCACCTCCGCTGCAAAGCGACTCGACAAAGAGCCCAGCACCGAATTCATTTCTTCAAACCATTCGTGACTGGGGTCCAAAAAACGATGGATGAGACTGGGAATCACCTCTACATCTTCCAATTGAGCCAAGGACAAAAGAGCGGCTTTTTGCAGATTTTTATCTGAGCTGGCAGTCAGCTCGTGCAAAAGACTTTGGGCCGGTTTATAAACCACTTCGCCGGCAGCAACAACGCCCGCTCGCACGAAATCTTTTTTGGGACTTTTGAGCATTTGCTCCAAATGATGTACTAGAGTGCTGTGCATAGATTCATCCTTCCACAAGGCCACCAAAGCCGCGGCTCGCACTTCAGGGTCTTTATCGTCCAAAGCAGGAGCTAAATAATATTTCAAATTGGGATCGCTGAACAATTTGAGCATGCGAATGAGCTTTGCCCGATGAGCAGAATCTTCGTTGAGTCCACGAAGTACAAAGTCCGTAAAACGCTCCGCATTCATGGTGAAGAGACAATCGACGAGCGCTTCCCTCACAAGAGCATCTTTTTCCAAAAGCAAATGCGCCTCCAAAGTGTGGAGCACGCGAGTGCGAGTGAAAGAATGAGTGAAGGAAGGCTTTTTTAAAATTTCAAAACCATTCAAAGCTTGAATCACGGCAAAACGCAGACGATCGGAGGGAGAATCGAGCAAAGTGAGCAAAGTCTCCACGGCTGTCACATCTTCTCTAAGCCCCAGGGTATGGATGATTTTTTCTTTGAGCACCAAGGGTTCTTGTGGCCGTTTCAAAATGCGTTGCAAAGAACTAGCCAACGGACCGTGGCCCTTTTGACCTAAAATTTCTACCGCATTGAGCCGAGTGGATAAATCCAATTTATGGCTGAGGTTGTGTTCACACATTTCGGTGTAATGGCCAGACATGCGGCGTAGGAAAAAGCCCATGGTGGCAGCAAAAATCAAAATCAAAACGTTGAGCCCCAAAACCATGCGAGCGTCCTGAAACAGCAGCGTAATGCCGAGCACGCAGCCGGTTCCCAAAAGAGCTCCTAAAGGCTTGATCAAACCTTGCAAGACTTCCTTTGCATCGTCTCTGAGTTCATGAGGAATGGCATAATAAGTGGAGTCGTAACCGTTTTTAAAGAAAATATTGGTGAATTCAAAACCTCCCTTTACAAGAGCCGCACTGGCAAAACTGTAATGATAAGTCATGGCGAGTACATTCAAAATCACTCCAATCGGGTGCAGTAGCATGCTCCAAACCACTCCCAAGGAAGTGAGCACCCGGCTGGCCGCAATGAGCTGAATAAAAAGAGCCACTGAATAAAAAACCATGTGCAAAGTTCCCAGTCGAGTCGTGAGATCTTCTTCGTAATGTTCACTGTGAGCCACGGCATTTTGTAAAGCATTCGTGTATTGAAATTCCACAACATTCATCACGGCCAAATGCAAACACACCACAATCAAAAGTCCTTTCAAAAAAGGAATTTTCTTGAGTTCTCTGAGTCTATTCAATAATTTTTTAGGAGCATGCACTCGGCCCTGTTCCAATTTAGGCACTTCTAAAGTTCGAGGATTGAAGAGCAGCACTATGGGCACAATAAGGAGTAGCAAAATCACCCAAAGCACCATGAATTTGTAAGCCGGAAAACTGTGCGAAAAAGTGCTGAGCAAAAATCCACCGATGATTCCTCCTAAAGTTTCAGCCGATTCAATCACGGGGAAAACACGTTGGCTTTCTAAGGGTGAAAACAGCTCTTCATTGAACAAAGAAATAAGAATGCTGAGCTGAGTGACAAACACCGCCTGGCCAATCATGTAAAAAACAAAAAATATGCTGTTGCCTTGAGGTAGAAATGCGACGGATGCAATCAAAAAAGCCGCAGAATAAAGCACGGTGTAAGTGATCAAAAGTTCCCGCCGTACACGGTGCAAAAGCGGGCGGTAAAGCACGGTGCCCAGCATGGCCAAAAGAGCATTCCCCAGAAAGAAAACCGGCAAAAGCTGAACCCCAATTTGACTCAAAAAAGTGGCTAAAAGAATGGTCGAACCAATAATAAAGCCGATGCGAGTCAAAAAAGTCATGCTCCAACTCACCAAAAGGCGCGGCCATTCATGATTTTGCAGGTTGAGTATTCGATTGAGAGTGGCGAGCATGGATGAAATAATTCATAGTATTATAACATATTTTTGACAGAAATGGAAGGGCCGCCCTGTCCTTCTCCTCAAAACTTTGCTAAAATTCCAGACGTGCTTGCTTTCTTAAAAAAAGATCCAGTGCGTTTGGGGGTTATTCTTTTGGCCCTTTCTTCCTTAATCAGTCGTGCATTGGGGCTGCTCAGGGACTTGGTTTTTTCCTCGATTTTTGGGGTAGGAACACAGGCTGGTCCTTTGGCCCTGGATGCCTATTTTGTGGCCTTCAAAATTCCAGACTTTCTCTACACGCTGCTCATTTTTGGAGCCATGTCCGCCTCTTTCATCCCGCTTTACACGCAATTGCGCAAAAAAGAGGGACAAGACAAGGCCTTCGAATTCACCAGCCAAGTGCTCACCGGTTTGATGGGCCTTTTACTCTTTTGTTCGCTGCTCGGCTGGCTCACCGCTCCTTATCTCATTCCTCATTTGGCTTCCGGTTTCGACCCCCAGCTTCAATCCTTGGCCGTGACCCTGACTCGCATCATGCTTTTATCGCCTATTTTCATGGGACTCAGCAGCATTCTGCAAGGAGTCGAAAATGCCAATAAACGCTTTTACGGAACCGCTTTGGCTCCTGTTTTTTATAATCTTAGCATCATTTTAGCTGCGCTCATTTTTGGCCGCACTCATGGAGTTTACGCTTTGGCCTATGGAGTGGCTGCCGGCGCTTTTTTACATTTTTTAATTCAAATTCCCGGTGTCTATGCCAGCGCTTACCGTTATCGTTTTCACTTCAAATGGAAGGACAAAGCATGGAGGGAATTTCTCGCCTTGAGCGTTCCACGCCTGCTCGGCATTTCTTCCATTCAATTGGCTTCCATTGCAGACGTTTTTTTAACAAGCTTTCTAAGCGTGGGGAGTCTTTCGGTTTACAACTACGCCTTCAACTTGCAAAGTTTGCCCTATGGAGTGGTGGCCCTTGCCGTATCCACCGCCGTTTATTCCAGTTTGGCAGAGCAAGTCGATGAACCTCAGCAGTTTATAAACTCCTTGCGACAAAGTCTTTCTCAAATTCTATTTTGGGTTTTACCGGCAGTGCTGGGCCTATATTTGCTTCGAGAGCCATTGATTGAACTGCTTTTAGAACGCGGCGCTTTTGATGCCGAGGCCACGCAGCGCACTGCAGAAACTTTGAAAATTTTTGTTTGGACCGCCTTGCCACTCAGCTTCATTCCCCTGTTCACACGAGCTTTTTATGCCTTTAAAAAAACCTTTTTCCCGGCCAGCGTGGCTTGTGTATCGATGGCGGGAATCATCCTTTTCAACAGCCTGGGCATTTTCGTTTACGGAGGGGATTTAAAAACCTTAGCCCTGGGAAATGTGCTGGGAACGACTTTGAACGCCTTGCTGCTTGTTTTAGGTTTAGCACAGCACTTCAAACGATCCCCCTTGCATTTTTTGGATGCAAAAAAACTCAGCATTCAAATCACTTCCTTAGCCGTAATGATCGCGGTTTTGATGCAAAGCGAATCCCTGCCCTTACTCCTGCAAATAAGCCTGGCCGCGGCGACTTATTTGGGACTTGCACTCTTATTGAATACGGCCCTTCAAAAGAAGATCCGGACCTAGTTTTTTATGAGTCACCTCTTCAAGCGTGAAGGGCAAATCTTCGTCTAAAAAATCCAAAGCTTTTTGGCCCAAAAACACCGGAGCCATGAGCAATTGAACTTCATCCACTGCCTTGGCTTTTACAAAAGCCGTGAAGATTTTTTGCCCCCCTTCCACTAAAAGAGAATGCACATTCTGCTCCGCCAACACTTTCAAGATTTTTTTGATGGAATTTTCTTCCAAAACCAACACATTTTCGTCGCGAAAAATCTGCAAAGCAGAGGGGAGGGGACGATCATCTTTTAAAATCACACGCAAGGGGTCCCGTCCCGGCACCTCACGCACCCCCAAATGAGGATCATCAGCGAGCACGGTGCCCGCTCCGACCAAAATGGCCTGATGTTCATGGCGCAAACCATGCACATAACGTTTGGCCGCCGCGCCGGTGAGCCAGCATTGTTCACCCCGTTTGACCGCAATTTTTCCATCCAAACTCAAAGCCGCTTTAAGGGTCACCCAAGGGCATCCCGTTTCATGGAAATGATAAAAAAAGCGATTGAGTTCTCGCGCTTGTTTTTCCAAAAGTCCCACTTCCACTACGACTCCTGCCTCTCGCAAACGAGCCAGTCCTTTGCCCGCCACTTTAGGGTTGGGATCTTCGGCGGCCACCACCATTCGCTCAATTCCACTCGCGAGCACCGCCTCCACACAAGGAGGCGTTTTTCCATGATGGCAACAAGGCTCCAAAGTCACATAAAGCGTTGCACCACGCGGATCCAGCCCCTTCGCCTCACAGTCTCGCAAAGCCTCCACTTCAGCATGAGCCGCACCGTACTTCGTGTGATACCCCTCACCGATGCGCTTCCCGTCTTTCATCAAAATCGCACCCACCATCGGGTTCGGCTCGGTCCAACCCCGCCCTTTTTCAGCCAAACGCAAAGCACGGTTCATCACCCACGCATCAGGAGGGATCTGGATCATACGTGATTCAATAAATGACCCAATTTATCTTTTTTTGTTTTCAAATAGGCACGACTGCTGGCTCCAGGTTTAATTTCTAAAGGCACTCGCGCCGTCACTTGAAGCCCATGCCCCTCTAGACCCACGATTTTTTGAGGATTGTTGGTCAGCAAATGGATGGTATTTAAGCCCACATCTTTGAGCATTTGAGCTCCAATGCCGTATTCACGCAAGTCCGCTTTGAAGCCGAGTTTCTGATTGGCCTCCACCGTATCCATGCCTTTGCGCTGCAAAACATAAGCCTTGAGTTTATTGATGAGCCCAATGCCACGCCCTTCTTGTCGCAAATACAAAAGCACTCCTTCACCTTTGGCGGCAATTTGCTTCAAAGCGGCATCCAATTGTGCTCCACAGTCACAGTGTTGTGAATGAAACACATCCCCGGTCATGCACTCGGAGTGAGCCCGCACGAGAACGTTTTCTTTTCCCTCCACCTCTCCTTTCACGAGCAAGATGTGTTCGCTGGCATCAATGGCATTGCTATACACCATGATTTTAAACTCTCCATAGTCGGTCTGTATGAGCGTCTCCACTTCACGAGTCACCAAGTGCTCCTTGAGTCGTCGATACGCAATCAAATCTTGAATCGTGATCATCTTTAAATCATGAGCTCGAGCAAATTCCAATAAATCGTCTCGGCGAGCCATTTCACCATCGTCTTTAATGATTTCACAAATCACACCTGCCTCCGAAAATCCTGCAAGGCGAGACAAATCCACGGCCGCCTCGGTATGGCCCGCGCGCACCAAAACC belongs to Candidatus Peregrinibacteria bacterium and includes:
- a CDS encoding Type 1 glutamine amidotransferase-like domain-containing protein — protein: MGYISNALDSAENDEEWRTEFTGEDKKELENLGLKVEELDLKNYFGQKEKLRAKLQQLDMLWVSGGNTFILRQAMKLSGLDELLQELRGNASFVYGGYSAAGCVLSPNLEHLQTVDDPTQHPYANFKETIWEGLAFIDYAFLPHYESDHPESADIDKEVAYCEHNKIPYRTLRDGEVILLF
- a CDS encoding cysteine--tRNA ligase, with amino-acid sequence MIQFYDSLKGEKVAFKKKPGEKVGIYVCGPTVYDFAHLGHGRSAVAFDVIRRFLEFSGYEVVFTFNTTDIDDKMIDRAAKESIRVDELAERIIPEYKADYGALGVKAPTHNPRATEFVPQMISIIQTLEKKGCTYVLEDGVYFDITTFPAYGKLSHQKLEELNAGARVEERKDKRNHQDFVLWKFKKEGEPFWKSPWGDGRPGWHIECSAMSSTLLGDHFDIHGGGLDLKFPHHECELAQSEAASGELLADIWMHNGYITVDSEKMSKSLGNFFTLKEIFKSYHPRVVRFFLLGTHYRSPIEYSIEMLEQARSALKGMDEFYLNHLDGSVEAEVTLIAALKEKMDNDVDVAGALSVIYEWMKAEPTKVQATLEAVNAVLHVLPVDFIVSEEAQVLLAERADARARKDWAKSDDLRNQLAALGYDVEDKKDESTVRPRI
- a CDS encoding YggT family protein — protein: MDFLKQTLNILIDLLIVLVFLRVIFSWFRTEGALVQLLNQCTEPFLAPLRRVLPQMGMLDFSPLILLLLMQIIRSLINAYL
- a CDS encoding fibronectin type III domain-containing protein, which gives rise to MAASFLLQNKTLRLLAVVLGVLTLLGGLKMLHPAEELRLAKVDETVAGSDLQVILQGEAQADVEVQLTSVNGLAKTYLVELDEKGQGTLTLPGNEFQSAGTYALEAGYEKKRNSFTAAQSFEVVAAEPDLAQSRIHFSSSVLSSRQSTLMNVLLKDAYGNPVMGHALYATADSPSVQVFSSEFVTNEKGQMNFSVLGSSEGIAQIQLFDSTLGQPILGPAQVAAEGLLLEPSVQLAESGPVDAFVILGLDDESLTGDSLSVTVKAIDEEGFTVTDYTGSIRFSSSDEQADLPNDYTFLAEDQGEHSFSLGVKFVTLGEQTLSVTDLDNVRVNGEASTEVLNEEDASVDYNPDFETTDFAREGDFELISPASGSYSSGTLEIQGEAEYGHHAFIFVNEEEAGEADIEFDNSFAYTLQNLEDGNYEIYVEIRDEEGALVERSSNESVRIDSTAPQLVSLSMDPENGVEPEGNVKVVVLSEADLEEASVIFEGEVYGMEESSSPGKYEVLLVAPSMEGEYSIDVLLADALGNEVQYRDEALLKVSLEEEPVEDEEPVQEPALEKMVNSVTNLSATGGPGLVALSWETPESTLPLAYYRVYYGPSPAALFAVSETTDSSTHWTISDLLSNELYYFTVTAVDVEGNESEAGEAVLGVPEMKEGASAPSSTVPTYPVSTTLDQDVDRTPETGPAMNALVLLSTLGALGYVMLRRRARA
- a CDS encoding SpoIIE family protein phosphatase; translated protein: MFFRRHLFRFYVLFLFILSVFCAAIWVLTAEHVSESGRLGIALGLFTVLAALGFYEFIALPFKKIIREMKALLTGRPYHRVMTTKQNEVGVLAHFFNEVTRNLENISGEVKNHQRLRKELDSAQEIQQLLIPKEAPAIPGLCISAKTRPASEIGGDTFDFYKKGERYFIYIGDSTGHGIPAGIVMVMVDALLETFIDLQNSLTDILVNLNKYLKPHLKPTMFMTMILMEWLPHQHTLKWSGAGHEYLIHFKPKNGQIQSLKAGGIAVGMLADNKAYVQEQNLVLEENDFVVLYSDGIVEAKNMTGEVYGLARLSNFIQNQASEESTPNELFEKIAIDVGRFMEGEVQLDDMTLIVLKHCENSSTQTSSTDWHNAGSTL
- a CDS encoding HEAT repeat domain-containing protein, with protein sequence MLATLNRILNLQNHEWPRLLVSWSMTFLTRIGFIIGSTILLATFLSQIGVQLLPVFFLGNALLAMLGTVLYRPLLHRVRRELLITYTVLYSAAFLIASVAFLPQGNSIFFVFYMIGQAVFVTQLSILISLFNEELFSPLESQRVFPVIESAETLGGIIGGFLLSTFSHSFPAYKFMVLWVILLLLIVPIVLLFNPRTLEVPKLEQGRVHAPKKLLNRLRELKKIPFLKGLLIVVCLHLAVMNVVEFQYTNALQNAVAHSEHYEEDLTTRLGTLHMVFYSVALFIQLIAASRVLTSLGVVWSMLLHPIGVILNVLAMTYHYSFASAALVKGGFEFTNIFFKNGYDSTYYAIPHELRDDAKEVLQGLIKPLGALLGTGCVLGITLLFQDARMVLGLNVLILIFAATMGFFLRRMSGHYTEMCEHNLSHKLDLSTRLNAVEILGQKGHGPLASSLQRILKRPQEPLVLKEKIIHTLGLREDVTAVETLLTLLDSPSDRLRFAVIQALNGFEILKKPSFTHSFTRTRVLHTLEAHLLLEKDALVREALVDCLFTMNAERFTDFVLRGLNEDSAHRAKLIRMLKLFSDPNLKYYLAPALDDKDPEVRAAALVALWKDESMHSTLVHHLEQMLKSPKKDFVRAGVVAAGEVVYKPAQSLLHELTASSDKNLQKAALLSLAQLEDVEVIPSLIHRFLDPSHEWFEEMNSVLGSLSSRFAAEVNFAFHHYVSDTIHQILAPYQGKTLQDLSREHLETLSLLYSKISAHHEAHQVQKVLDSTD
- the murJ gene encoding murein biosynthesis integral membrane protein MurJ, with the translated sequence MTEMEGPPCPSPQNFAKIPDVLAFLKKDPVRLGVILLALSSLISRALGLLRDLVFSSIFGVGTQAGPLALDAYFVAFKIPDFLYTLLIFGAMSASFIPLYTQLRKKEGQDKAFEFTSQVLTGLMGLLLFCSLLGWLTAPYLIPHLASGFDPQLQSLAVTLTRIMLLSPIFMGLSSILQGVENANKRFYGTALAPVFYNLSIILAALIFGRTHGVYALAYGVAAGAFLHFLIQIPGVYASAYRYRFHFKWKDKAWREFLALSVPRLLGISSIQLASIADVFLTSFLSVGSLSVYNYAFNLQSLPYGVVALAVSTAVYSSLAEQVDEPQQFINSLRQSLSQILFWVLPAVLGLYLLREPLIELLLERGAFDAEATQRTAETLKIFVWTALPLSFIPLFTRAFYAFKKTFFPASVACVSMAGIILFNSLGIFVYGGDLKTLALGNVLGTTLNALLLVLGLAQHFKRSPLHFLDAKKLSIQITSLAVMIAVLMQSESLPLLLQISLAAATYLGLALLLNTALQKKIRT
- the ribD gene encoding bifunctional diaminohydroxyphosphoribosylaminopyrimidine deaminase/5-amino-6-(5-phosphoribosylamino)uracil reductase RibD, coding for MIQIPPDAWVMNRALRLAEKGRGWTEPNPMVGAILMKDGKRIGEGYHTKYGAAHAEVEALRDCEAKGLDPRGATLYVTLEPCCHHGKTPPCVEAVLASGIERMVVAAEDPNPKVAGKGLARLREAGVVVEVGLLEKQARELNRFFYHFHETGCPWVTLKAALSLDGKIAVKRGEQCWLTGAAAKRYVHGLRHEHQAILVGAGTVLADDPHLGVREVPGRDPLRVILKDDRPLPSALQIFRDENVLVLEENSIKKILKVLAEQNVHSLLVEGGQKIFTAFVKAKAVDEVQLLMAPVFLGQKALDFLDEDLPFTLEEVTHKKLGPDLLLKGRIQ